One region of Roseiconus lacunae genomic DNA includes:
- a CDS encoding DUF1559 domain-containing protein, whose product MKHPHRQREGFTLVELLVVIAIIGILVGLLLPAVQAAREAARRMSCSNNFKQIGLAIHNYHSAFKQLPVNMTGTDRSWVGDITYNSSRRRLSYLVSLLPFIEQQGLWDAISNASVDLAPGINTMPTEVRNGRWPPMGPAPWRQQYRPWATRVPSFRCPSDPGFGVQLGRTNYAACYGDTFNYAWNGGRNERGFINNGNDVANDFDETWMVTRASAAQRGFFHARTDMRFRDVLDGLSNTVACGEINTSLGQRETNADYVRSHTALLLSGAGEHIGVPAECAQGAHIDPERPRFFSTTATVNGGINNGRGARWADGQIAYAGVQTILPPNSPSCVRNNADGNHGFWSMSSRHKGGAHVLMGDGAVIFITDSIESGDQTEPTVCRDGPSGFTNIAGVPSPYGLWGALGSRAQGETIDMALNQ is encoded by the coding sequence TTTTGGTCGGCCTTTTATTGCCGGCCGTTCAAGCGGCACGCGAAGCCGCTCGCCGCATGTCCTGCAGCAACAACTTCAAGCAAATCGGTCTTGCGATTCACAACTATCACAGCGCGTTTAAGCAGCTGCCGGTGAACATGACCGGAACAGATCGTAGTTGGGTTGGTGACATCACCTACAATAGCAGTCGCAGACGTCTAAGCTACTTGGTTTCCTTGCTTCCGTTTATTGAGCAGCAAGGTCTCTGGGATGCGATTTCGAATGCGAGCGTCGATTTGGCACCGGGAATCAACACGATGCCAACCGAAGTCCGTAACGGAAGGTGGCCTCCGATGGGACCAGCACCTTGGCGTCAGCAATATCGCCCATGGGCGACTCGTGTGCCGTCGTTTCGATGCCCCAGCGACCCTGGATTTGGTGTTCAGCTGGGACGGACCAACTACGCCGCTTGTTACGGTGACACGTTCAACTACGCCTGGAACGGCGGAAGAAACGAACGCGGGTTCATCAACAACGGAAATGACGTTGCCAATGACTTTGACGAAACCTGGATGGTGACACGGGCATCTGCTGCCCAGCGGGGATTTTTCCACGCTCGTACCGACATGCGTTTCCGCGACGTTCTTGACGGATTGTCCAACACGGTCGCCTGCGGCGAGATCAATACTTCGCTGGGCCAACGCGAGACGAACGCGGATTATGTTCGTAGCCATACCGCGCTGTTGCTCTCTGGGGCGGGCGAACACATTGGTGTCCCAGCGGAGTGTGCCCAAGGGGCTCATATTGACCCCGAACGCCCTCGATTCTTTTCAACGACGGCGACGGTCAACGGTGGGATCAATAATGGTCGAGGCGCACGCTGGGCTGATGGCCAAATCGCGTATGCCGGCGTTCAAACCATTCTGCCCCCCAACAGTCCGAGTTGCGTTCGGAACAATGCCGACGGGAATCACGGATTTTGGTCGATGAGCAGCCGGCACAAAGGCGGGGCGCACGTCCTCATGGGGGACGGCGCTGTGATCTTTATCACGGACAGCATCGAATCAGGTGATCAAACTGAGCCAACGGTTTGTCGAGACGGACCGTCAGGATTCACGAATATCGCCGGAGTCCCTAGCCCGTATGGACTCTGGGGCGCTCTCGGTTCACGCGCCCAAGGTGAAACGATTGACATGGCGTTGAACCAATAG